The Apium graveolens cultivar Ventura unplaced genomic scaffold, ASM990537v1 ctg5264, whole genome shotgun sequence genome segment gaatttgatttttttttaatttttccttATGGCTCAAATCGATATCTTTACACATGTATGGTTGGTTCATcgaataaatcattttaaaaaagaTTTAGTAATCAGGAACAAATCCGGCATTTTGGAGTAACACTTATCCAAAAAATTTCTATTCTTGTCATGCTAGAtggatttatttatttttttaattttttatgattGCTCAAAtcgaaatatcttaacatccgtataaTTCGATCGGCGAGAAAATCGTTTAAAAGATTTATCCAGTGAATCGGGAACAAATCCCCAGAGTTaaacttttcctagatttttctattctctgtcatgcaagatgaatttaaaactttttacaatttttttgataactaaaatcgatatatcttaacatctttATGGCCGGATCATCGAGAAAATCGTTAAAAAAAATAATCTGGTTATTCGAGAACAAATCACATGTTTGGGACTGGAACTTTCACTACGCCATAAACGGCGTTCTACCACATAATTACGTGATTTTTCCGTAGATAATGTTGCAGTAGTATATGATAATGTACCATACTGCaacatattttaattatgttagcATAGGTCTCGTAAAGTGTTGCTAAtacatatattaataaaaaattcaattttttattaaaaaataaataagtaaatgCTGATGTGGCAGAGCTGGGTCCGCACACTACTGACGTGGCAGGTGGTCCCTGCTGACGTGGCAGGTTAGTCACCACATGTGGGTCCCACCTTGCTGACGTAGCAGGTGGACCCCTGCTGACGTGGCAGGTGCCCCATGTGGGCCCAACTCTGCTAATGTGGCAGGGCCTTGCTGATGTGGCGGGTGGGTCCCCCATGTGGGCCCCACCCTGCTGACGTGGTAGTGGGTCCCTGTTGACGTGACAGGTGGGTCACACGTGGGTCCCACTCTGCTGATGTGGCAGGGGCCTGCCTCACCCTGTTGACGTGGCATGGGGACCCTGCTGATGTGTCAGGGGTCCCCCATGTGGGCCCCACTCTGCTGTGGCAGTGGTGAAGTATTAAATCAaaaattttcagatattttgtaCTACCAAGGATTTGAACCCAAGACCTCCTACAGAACAAAGTTGAGTGCAAACCACTACAATAAGGAGGACAATGTGTTTTATTCCACATTATTTAAATATACCCTTATAGAAATAATTCATTTCTACTTAAAGTAAAAGCTCTTTTAACtcctttaatttttttaaaataaaattttcgacGATCCgttcgtacggatgttaaaaacaATCGATTTTAGGTGTGTACCatcaatattataatttttttatatttattttgcaagattttatatcagtcaaaGTAGTCAAAATAGATCAAGCTTTTTTTGCGCtactgtcccgaatgaagtatcgatgcttttaaaataaaatttcgacgatccgtctgtacggatgttaaaaatAGTCGATTTTAGgcgtgtaccatcattattatgttttttatatttattttgcgagattttatatcagtcaaaGCAGTCATAATAGACCAAGGCCTGTTTGCGCTgctgtcccgaatgaagtatcgatgcttttaaaataaaatttcgacgatccgtccGTACAAATGTTAAAAACAATCGATTTCAGACGcgtaccatcattattaggttttcatatttattttgcgagattttatatcagtcaaaacagtcataataggccaatgcctgtttgcgctactgtcccgaatgaagtatatatgcttttaaaataaaatttcgacgatccgtccgtacggatgttaaaaatcaatttattttaggggtgtaccatcacTATTAggttttttttatatttattttgcgagattttatatcagtcaaaGCAGTCATAATAGACCCAGACCAAGGCCTGTTTGCGCTACtatcccgaatgaagtatcgatgcttttaaaataaaatttcgacgaTTTGTCTATACGGATGTTAAAAACAATCGATTTTAGGCGCGTACCATCATTATTaagtttttttatatttattttgcgagattttatatcagtcaaaGTAGTCTGATCGACCAAGCCCTGTTTGCGCTACTATCtattttaggggtgtaccatcattatcATAATATAACAGTCAAAATAGACTAACCTCCAAAGTGCACTATTTTTTAAATCTGTTATTGATTTTGATTTTAATTATgatattaattttgatttatgaAAATATCAATAAATATGACAACTTTTTTTCTTTCGTGTTTTCTTTTTAAACAAAATATAATATGTTTAAAAAAACttatactttttaaaattgtaaGAATAAAAGTAAATTCATATATttagatgaaaaatggaagatATTCATTGTATTTACATGTAAGTAGGGatttctaaaaatattaaaagtaaattaataaataacatttttatgagttttgatttttttttcttacTCAAGCAAAAACGATACATACTCGGACTTTAACAGCAAAATCAAAATCTAACAAAAAAACCTAATCCAACGGTTCTAAGATGTGCCAGCTCATCGATCCTTGTGAAACAAACAGATCTTGTGGTATATACACATTCACAAATCaatctatctctctctctcttttcccCCAATTCTCAAACCCTAAATTCCCAAAGCAGCAAAGAAGTCCGCCGAGAAGAAGATAGTAGCCAAGAAAACTCAGGCGGAGAAGACCAAGGACAAAACCTGGAGTTTCGAGGAGCTATACGCAAAGGCGAGTTCGAGTTCCAGGACCTTTGGTGGTGGCATCAGCGAATTCTAGTAGCTCAAATGGAAAATCTGGAGACCGAAACGCTACGGTGTTGATAGAGAGTACTTTAAAGGAAATGAGAGATGTTGCTCCGATGAGCGATGCGGACTCTAAGACTACAGGTCTAAGCATTCCGAGACGGAGCAGCGGAGACGAAGCAAGATTAACGAGAAGCAAGGTTCTTTTTGAGGTGTCATTTTGTTATTTTTTTCGTATTGATGATTGTGTTTTTGTGGTAATTTGAATTGTGGTTTAATTCCAGGATTATAAAAAGGTTTAGGTAATTGTAATCTCACCTTTGGTGTTCTACATGTTTCTTACTTTACTTTTCTACAATCTTCCCCCATCCAACTACTAGAGGAACGTCGATTGATGATACCTTTCACCTTACTCTGGAATTCAATTCTTGGTTTGATCGCCGTTAATATACTTGGTTTCGCAAACAAGACACTTTGATCTGACTTTAGTTATACGTGTATAGTATACATTCACCTTATGTACCATCCTATAGCTTCTGCAGGCCTTCATCAAAATCAAGTGAAAAATTAGAACTTGATCACATCTGGTTCTACATATAATTTTAATTAGCCAACATCAAGAATCAAGATTAAATATGGGTAATTGTTGGGTttcttctgcttcttcttctGTCAATCAGACTCCATATTCCACAAGCCACATCAGCTCAGGTACCACACAGTTATTCTCTCTGACTTTCTTTTGGCTAATCCATACATGTCTGATGATTCTTATAACAATCTCATAATTATGTAACTCTTGTTTAGTTGTAAAGTCTCTGTCTTTTTTACTTTGGTGTTGATCTTGATCATATTTGGAAGTGTTATAACAATTTAAGATTCTGAATTACAACATGTTAATATGTAATCAACTTTGTTCATTAGATTCTAGTTGATGATGATTAGATTCCGTGGATTTTTCTTGATTTGctgtaaattttatattttagGAGGTATATCACAGACAATCAGCAACACAACATCTTCAGGAGGCAGCAATGTTTCTGGGAATAGCCAGTTCTCGGCATCAAGTGGAGGGTCAGAGGTGTGTCCTAGTGGTCAGATATTGCCAACTCCTAATTTGAAGGTGTTCACTTAGGCAGAACTAAAGATTGCAAGTTAAATCACTTCTTCCACTTCTGCAACAGTATCAACGAGAGCGTCTTTGGGGAAACAGCTGCTGGAATATCAGTTAAAGAAATACGTCGTCGAGATCCGTATGATTACATTCTTGTTTTATTTACTACattatactccctctgtcccatctTAACTGATGTTTGACTCTCCCATACACATATTAAGGTGACAAAAggtgaaaattaattaaaatgaGGCGGAGGGAGTATCTAGTACTGATCTTGTCCAGCCCACTAATAGTCATAATATGCAATTTCCTGTTAGATCTTTCTCGTTGCCAGAATTTAGGGACGAGGTTCAAGAAGTTGTCAGGCCAATCCTCAATGCTTACTATAAAGTAAGTCTTACGTTCTTATTAGAAGTTGGGTAGATATTCACATTCTGTCGATTTGTAATCTTGGGTGCACTTATATAATATTTGTTCccataaaaaataaataaatgtaatatTCGTTTTTATATATAAAGTGGATAAGGACTGCATTTCTAACATTAATTAGCAACTTTTGCCCttaattttattcatatattATTATATCTGTAAAAGCACATGTCTGGACATGTGTATATCATACTCATAGTGAACTTTACTTAAAGGGAGATGTCAAATTTCTGAAGAAGTATTGTATCCCTGAAGTAATTGAACGGTGTAGTGCAGAACACAAGGCTTATGCAAGCCAAAATATTGTAGTTGATAACAAAGTAAAATAGACCAAATCCAGATGGATTCTCTTGCTTCGGATGATAGTGTTTTTTTTTCATGTGGTCTGATTTACTTGGTAAATCTTGagcagtttttttttaaaatggtCAAATCTTTTGGGTTTTTATTTCTGCATTATTTACATGTCTATTCTGAGTTGCGTAATCATTTCTTATCTTAGCTGAATACATACGTGAAATTTATGTGATGTAATACTTCTATGAATAAAGCATGAGTATTGTTTTCACACCTTTCTCATCCAAATCTTGTTAAACTGGTGGGACAATCTCATTGTCTTCTATACTACAAGAAAGGCAGTAGTAAATCGGCCTTTGTGTCTTTAACCAGAGTCTGACAATCTCATTGTCTTCTATACTGAGCAGGAGGATGCTCTGTGATGCCACTTCCATGGGAAATACGCTTAAAGATTTTGATTGGAGCTGCTAGAGGTCTAACATTCTTACACGCAGCAGAAAAAAAGATAATATATAGAGACTTCAAAGCCTCAAATATTTTACTGGATGGGGTAAGTATAACCAGTACAGTAGGTTGGTTTGTCCGTGCCAACACGGGCATAGCCAGTAAAACCAATTACTCGGTTCAAAAAGTCAGAAAATAAATTCAagtatatttaaataattaatatatagaTATAATTGCAAGACAAATtgtaatattaataatatataactaagTACATCAATTCCATAATTATATTACAAGCAACAGAATTACAAGTTCAAATTAGGCAGAGTGACtgcataataatattcattatattTCATTTATCTTGCGAATAGAGAATTTGCTAAGCAAGTTACTTTATTAGCATAAATAGATCAATTTGTCTGGAATTTGTCTGGGAATCCTGATTACTTTAGATTGTGACTTTTTGCAATATTTGAATATTAGAATCCTCATTAGTTTTTTTACAGTCATTCACCTAACTATTTTTTTCCGTTAGTTCCTATAGTTTGCGTATTATTTATTTATGTCATACAACATAGCTAATCAAGTCAGTAACTAATGTCGGTAATCAATTTCAGCATTGTAAGCAGGAATTCAGCGTGGATTCGATCCTGATTCTGATAATCTATCAATTATCATTGAGTCGCTTACTTTGACAGCGGACCTGAAAGAGAGTATTGCATTAGAAAAGGAAAGGATGAgagttgtgactaataaaagccAAGGGGATATAGATCTTACTAACCAGCTGGTTCGTGGCAGAGCAGTAACAAGATTCTACAGAAATGGGTAAAATGGACGTCAAATTTGTTAGCACAGCTGAAGAATCTGAAATATGTGCTCTCTCTTTTCCGTGTTGCTAAAGTAGCTTCCAGATTAATTAGTTAAGTTAATTGTGATTCCTGTATAATAGACTTGTAATGTTTGTAGATTAGTAGATTAGTTCATGAGTACTGGTGATATTGTATTGTGATTCTGTTGACTTTGATTGGAAAAAAGTTCTATATAGAACTGGGATTTAATGTATGCAGAAAGTATATTTCAAATTTTGTCCATTGTTACTCTGTTGCAATAGGTATTAAAAATGTTGCAAATAGGTACTAAAAATTGTTGCAAAAGGGTCATGTGTTAAGCTGGACCCACATGTCAGTGGGCCCCACATGCCAGTGGGCCCCACCTGTCAGTATCCCACATGTCAGTGGGCCCCACATTTGTCACGTTGCAAAGTGCCATGTGGCAGTCCACGTGGCAGTCCACTTGTCAGTTTGACCCCATTTTTTTACCATGTCATTGCTTTTTGCAACATAATTTTTGGTGTTACCCTTGATATGAAAATGTTGCCTTTGAAGCTTAAGGCAACGCCAAAAATACTAACATCACAAAAGTGTTGCCGTAGATAATTTTTGGTATGTTGCAACATTTATTTGGCATGTTGCAACGTTTGTGGAATGATACAGAAGGCCACTTTTGGTGTAGTGTTTTCCTAAATTTTTCTATTCATGACATGTAAGATCAacttaattttttttgtaaatttttcgtatgactaaaacCGATATATCTTATCATCCAtatagttggatcattgaaaaaatcatttaaaaaaattatgtggTTCATCGAGAACAAAATATCATGTGTGGGAGTATTATTACTTTTTTTGAGTTTGATTTGTTCTTTTGGATAGCTATTATTTTACAATATTGCAAGAAGAAAGATAGTATccaataaattaaataaatgatttaaCGGAAACATATCAATGCTTTATGTTATTGCTATATTCTTCTGTCAAATAAATAAATACAGTAATTTTAGCCCGGGTCGCTACAAGATCCTACATCAGCCTCTGCGTGACACCACCATGGAACAATTGAAAGCTACCCAGCCACTCTCATCAAGCATTTCTTCCGACTCTTTCACTCCTTTTGTCTAGCCAAAAACTCAGCCTAGAACAAGAATGAGTTCAAGTTAGTTGGTGAGTTCTGATCAAAAAGATTGTGGACTTCTAACAAAAAGATTGTGGACCATAATTAGTGGTCCTAACTTCTAAGATAAAGTACATTTAAAATTTTGGTTGCTAACTATTCAATCTTTACTCCGCATACTATAGTTACAAATAATATCATCTGAGCACTAATCTTTTTTGGTGGAAAAATTGAATAAAATATGTCAATTTAGactataaattaaaaaaacaACAATATTTTAATCTTGTTTTTGTTGAGGCACCAGGTCTTACATAGATCAGTTTTTGAACATAAGGGTACATCTACAATTTGTAATATGTAAAATGCAAAAATGGTACCGAGTAAATTTTAATATACTACATAATACAAATCCTAGATTTTGGCCGTCCCTGTTTTAGCAATCACAACCTTAAAATTTGAAACTGTGGTCATGAACTGTGGTCATGATGGTCAAAAAAAATTAATCTTCCATTTTATTTACTGTTGTTTTTAAATGGGACAAAATAAAACGTGCTATAATTTCTTGGATCTTCAAAAAAGGAATACTCAATAGTTAATACCGAATGAAAAATAAATTAATGGATTCAAAACATTTTTTTCAATTCCCTAAAACTTACACTTAGGCCATTAAAACACTAAAAAACACAAACTATGGGATGCTAAAAGAAGATTATTACTTACAGTGGAGTGGTCGACCTTAATTCTTTggggagcattttcttcattgttttttgGAAAACGTCATGTATCTACGAATGGAAATGAAGAAATATATCAAGTGCCCTTTTACAACGAACAGCAAATTATAGATGAAAGAAAGATTACAATGTAAAATGCAAACCAAATCAAGTTAAAAATTAGTGCTTATTCACAAATGTAAagtattattatatatatttatattacacACTATAATTTTAACAAATGACAAAATCGAAACACAAAAACGAAACACAAATATGATGACTGAATTTGATTAGAAATTATCCACACTGAGAACAAATACTAAACAATAAATAAATTGCAATCACATTCAAAATTCAAATGAGTCCAAGAACTCAagctaaataatatatatttatattacacACTATAATTTCAACAAATGACAAAAATGTATATAAATTAAAGGTAAAATCTTTGTGTTCACAATTATTCAAAATTTGACATCTCTATTTTGCTAAATAGGGTCCGATGATCAAGAATAAAGTAATTATCGGTGCCTGCATCTAGAAGATATCAATGTTCAAAGAACTAAGTTGAGCCATCACTTACCAATTTGAATCGAAAAAGTCATGATGGTGGGTATTACGTACACAGTTGATGTGGTTGATATAAATTGAGGAAAAATTAGCGAATGGGTTAAAACCAGATATTAAAATT includes the following:
- the LOC141702518 gene encoding mitochondrial import inner membrane translocase subunit TIM44-2-like, whose product is MRDVAPMSDADSKTTGLSIPRRSSGDEARLTRSKVLFEEVYHRQSATQHLQEAAMFLGIASSRHQVEGQSINESVFGETAAGISVKEIRRRDPSFSLPEFRDEVQEVVRPILNAYYKGDVKFLKKYCIPEVIERCSAEHKAYASQNIVVDNKEDAL